One window of the Lepisosteus oculatus isolate fLepOcu1 chromosome 24, fLepOcu1.hap2, whole genome shotgun sequence genome contains the following:
- the trim32 gene encoding E3 ubiquitin-protein ligase TRIM32, translated as MASAATLDPDVVREVLECPICLETFNREQLRPKLLQCGHTVCRLCLEKLLASTINGVRCPFCSKVSRMSSISQLADNLTVLKIIDCASSGSATSLMCKGCKNRLPRQYCKDCGLVLCDACKAEGHQHQGHIVLTVRSAAEQRRKEVGAKLAILRETMGNIQKKKAMIDGISKSLRLKYKAVQQEYAKAELRLQEELTKSRKAFASSLSEIEKLNTQILEEHTYLLNIAEVQVVSRCDYLTMKIKQADIALLEEAGDDEELDLKSNLPALLKLQDPELAKVERSEPLDVGQVVSKQCTVDTDEGSHDIAALSLDVYRDVDMATEEAACASPSIKPKPVEAAAAGSHLCQFIKKMGCKGNLPGMFNLPVSICATMQGEVLVADRGNYRIQIFNRKGFQKEIRRNPSSIDNFVLSFLGAELPNLIPLSIAITPQGLIGVTDNYDNSVKVYTIDGHCIACHKNQLIKPWGIAAMPSGQFVVSDVEGGKLWCLAVDRNVGVVNYNRLCSAVRPKFVTCDTSGTVYFTQGLGLNIENRHNEHHLEGGFSIGSVGTDGQLGKQLSHFFSETEDFRCITGMCVDSNGDLLVADSGRKEVLQFPKDGGFNVLIREGLTCPVGVAVTPKGQLLVLDCWDHCVKVYNYLQRRRSSTC; from the coding sequence ATGGCCTCGGCTGCCACTTTGGACCCAGACGTGGTGAGAGAGGTCTTGGAGTGCCCCATCTGCCTGGAGACCTTCAACCGGGAGCAGCTGCGCCCCAAACTCCTGCAGTGCGGCCACACGGTTTGCAGGCTCtgcctggagaagctgctgGCGAGCACCATCAACGGGGTGCGCTGCCCCTTCTGCAGCAAAGTCTCCCGCATGAGCAGCATCTCCCAGCTGGCGGACAACTTGACCGTGCTGAAAATCATCGACTGCGCCAGCTCCGGCTCGGCGACCAGCCTGATGTGCAAAGGCTGCAAGAACCGGCTGCCCAGGCAGTACTGCAAGGACTGCGGCCTGGTGCTCTGCGATGCCTGTAAAGCAGAAGGGCACCAGCACCAAGGGCACATAGTCCTGACTGTCCGCTCAGCTGCAGAGCAGCGGAGGAAAGAGGTGGGCGCCAAGCTCGCCATCTTGCGGGAGACGATGGGGAATATCCAGAAGAAAAAGGCCATGATCGACGGCATCTCGAAGTCCCTGCGGCTGAAATACAAGGCCGTGCAGCAGGAGTACGCCAAAGCGGAGCTCAGGCTCCAGGAGGAGCTGACGAAGTCCCGTAAGGCCTTCGCCTCCTCGCTGAGCGAAATCGAAAAGCTCAACACCCAGATCCTGGAGGAGCACACCTACCTGCTGAACATCGCCGAGGTCCAGGTGGTGTCCCGCTGCGACTATCTCACGATGAAGATCAAGCAGGCTGACATCGCTCTGCTGGAGGAGGCCGGCGACGACGAGGAGCTGGACTTGAAAAGCAACCTGCCCGCGCTTTTGAAGCTGCAGGATCCGGAGCTGGCGAAGGTCGAACGTTCGGAGCCTCTGGACGTGGGGCAGGTGGTGAGCAAGCAGTGTACCGTCGACACAGACGAAGGCTCCCATGACATAGCTGCGCTGTCGCTGGATGTGTACCGTGACGTCGACATGGCGACGGAGGAGGCTGCCTGTGCGTCGCCTAGCATCAAACCCAAGCCAGTGGAAGCGGCGGCTGCTGGATCCCACCTGTGTCAGTTCATTAAGAAAATGGGCTGCAAGGGGAACCTGCCAGGAATGTTCAACCTCCCGGTGAGCATATGTGCCACCATGCAGGGAGAGGTGCTGGTGGCTGACCGGGGGAATTACAGGATTCAGATCTTCAACCGCAAGGGCTTCCAAAAGGAAATACGCCGGAACCCCAGTAGCATTGACAATTTCGTCCTCAGTTTTCTAGGTGCGGAGCTTCCCAATCTTATCCCGCTGTCGATAGCCATCACACCTCAGGGCTTAATTGGAGTGACGGACAACTATGATAATTCAGTGAAGGTGTATACAATCGACGGGCACTGCATTGCCTGCCACAAGAACCAGCTGATCAAGCCCTGGGGGATCGCCGCCATGCCCTCAGGACAGTTTGTAGTGTCGGATGTAGAGGGGGGAAAACTGTGGTGTCTCGCGGTAGACCGGAATGTTGGGGTGGTGAACTATAACCGGCTGTGTTCGGCTGTGCGCCCGAAATTTGTCACGTGCGACACCAGCGGGACGGTGTATTTCACTCAGGGGCTGGGGCTCAACATCGAGAACCGGCACAACGAGCACCACCTGGAAGGAGGCTTCTCCATTGGGTCGGTGGGCACTGACGGGCAGCTGGGCAAACAGCTCAGCCACTTCTTTTCCGAGACGGAGGATTTCCGTTGCATAACCGGAATGTGCGTTGATTCCAATGGGGACCTCCTGGTGGCAGACAGCGGCCGGAAGGAAGTCCTGCAGTTCCCCAAGGATGGGGGTTTCAACGTTCTTATACGGGAAGGGCTTACGTGCCCAGTGGGCGTTGCCGTGACTCCAAAAGGGCAGCTGTTGGTGCTGGACTGCTGGGACCACTGTGTGAAGGTGTACAACTACTTGCAGAGAAGGCGTTCATCAACCTGTTAG